One stretch of Miscanthus floridulus cultivar M001 chromosome 18, ASM1932011v1, whole genome shotgun sequence DNA includes these proteins:
- the LOC136522057 gene encoding 7-deoxyloganetin glucosyltransferase-like, which translates to MLKLAKLHHARGFHVTFVNTEFNHRRLLHTRGPKALDGVPGFRFDAIPNGLPPSDADATQDIPALCNATMTKCLPHLLSLLARINGGDGTESESPPVTCLVVDAIMSFGFDAGREIGVPVVAFLTIGACGYMGIRNFRNLIDLGLVPFKHEADLADDVRGGGHLATVVTGAYGMCDGVQLRGFPSFVRTTDSGDVMLNFLLHESERILLVPDAVVINTFEDLEGTTLEAMRGVLPPVYHVGPLLLRERHEIPAGSPLAGLGCNLWKEQEGVLEWLAGRAPRSVVYVNYGSITVMTNSQLLEFAWGLADSGYPFVWNIRPDLVRGDSAVLPPEFASAVESRALLTTWCAQEAVLQHEAVGVFLTHSGWNSTLESLCAGVPMLSWPFFAEQQTNCRYKRTEWGIGMEIGGEVQRDEVAAILKEAMHGEKGREMRRRAEDWKEKAAKVALPGGPAEANLDAVIHTVLLSKNQSKNVDT; encoded by the coding sequence ATGCTCAAGCTGGCCAAGCTCCACCACGCGCGGGGCTTCCACGTCACCTTCGTCAACACCGAGTTCAACCaccggcgcctgctccacacgCGCGggcccaaggcgctcgacggcgtGCCGGGCTTCCGCTTCGACGCCATCCCCAACGGCCTCCCGCCCTCCGACGCCGACGCCACGCAGGACATCCCCGCGCTCTGCAACGCCACCATGACCAAGTGCCTCCCGcacctcctctccctcctcgccAGGATCAACGGCGGCGACGGCACCGAGTCTGAGTCTCCGCCGGTCACCTGCCTCGTCGTGGACGCCATCATGTCGTTCGGCTTCGACGCCGGCAGGGAGATCGGCGTGCCCGTCGTCGCGTTCCTGACCATCGGCGCCTGCGGGTACATGGGCATCCGCAACTTCCGCAACCTCATCGACCTGGGCCTCGTGCCGTTCAAGCACGAGGCGGACCTCGCGGACGACGTCCGCGGCGGCGGCCACCTCGCCACCGTGGTGACCGGCGCATACGGCATGTGCGACGGCGTGCAGCTGCGCGGCTTCCCCAGCTTCGTCCGCACCACGGACAGCGGCGACGTCATGCTCAACTTCCTCCTGCACGAGTCCGAGCGGATATTGCTCGTCCCGGACGCCGTCGTCATCAACACCTTCGAGGACCTTGAGGGCACCACGTTGGAAGCCATGCGGGGCGTCCTCCCGCCGGTGTACCACGTCGGCCCGCTCCTCCTCCGCGAGCGCCACGAGATCCCCGCAGGCAGCCCGCTCGCGGGCCTCGGCTGCAACCTCTGGAAGGAGCAGGAAGGCGTCCTCGAGTGGCTCGCCGGTCGCGCGCCGCGGTCCGTGGTGTACGTGAACTACGGCAGCATCACGGTGATGACCAACTCGCAGCTGCTCGAGTTCGCCTGGGGCCTGGCCGACAGCGGCTACCCGTTCGTGTGGAACATCCGTCCGGACCTAGTCAGGGGCGACTCCGCCGTGCTTCCGCCGGAGTTCGCGTCCGCCGTCGAGAGCCGCGCGCTGCTGACCACGTGGTGCGCGCAGGAGGCGGTGCTCCAGCACGAGGCAGTCGGGGTGTTCCTCACCCACTCCGGCTGGAACTCGACGCTGGAGAGCCTCTGCGCAGGGGTGCCGATGCTCAGCTGGCCGTTCTTCGCGGAGCAGCAGACCAACTGCCGGTACAAGCGCACGGAGTGGGGAATCGGGATGGAGATCGGCGGTGAGGTGCAGCGCGACGAGGTGGCGGCCATCTTAAAGGAGGCCATGCACGGGGAGAAGGGGCGGGAGATGCGCCGGCGTGCGGAGGATTGGAAGGAGAAGGCCGCAAAGGTGGCGCTGCCGGGTGGGCCTGCCGAGGCAAACCTCGACGCGGTCATCCATACGGTGCTACTCTCCAAGAACCAATCAAAAAATGTCGATACgtga
- the LOC136520222 gene encoding aldehyde dehydrogenase family 2 member B7, mitochondrial-like isoform X2, which translates to MARRAASSLVSRCLLARASAPAAAPPAVPSALRRPDGMRGLLPGVLQRFGTAAAVEEPITPSVQVNYTKLLINGNFVDSASGKTFPTLDPRTGEVIAHVAEGDTEDINRAVAAARKAFDEGPWPKMTAYERSRILLRFADLIEKHNDELAALETWDNGKPYEQAAQIEVPMVARLMRYYAGWADKIHGLVVPADGPHHVQILHEPIGVAGQIIPWNFPLLMFAWKVGPALACGNTLVLKTAEQTPLSALYISKLLHEAGLPEGVVNVVSGFGPTAGAALASHMDVDKVAFTGSTDTGKIILELAAKSNLKSVTLELGGKSPFIIMDDADVDHAVELAHFALFFNQGQCCCAGSRTFVHERIYDEFVEKAKARALKRVVGDPFRKGVEQGPQIDDEQFNKILRYIRSGVDSGANLVTGGDRLGDKGYYIQPTIFADVQDGMKIAQEEIFGPVQSILKFKDLNEVIKRANASQYGLAAGVFTNSLDTANTLTRALRVGTVWVNCFDIFDAAIPFGGYKMSGIGREKGIDSLKNYLQVKAVVTPIKNAAWL; encoded by the exons ATGGCTCGGAGGGCCGCGTCCTCGCTCGTCTCCCGCTGCCTCTTGGCCAGGGCCTCTGCCCCTGCCGCCGCGCCACCCGCTGTCCCCTCTGCGCTGCGCAGGCCAG ATGGGATGCGCGGACTGTTGCCAGGCGTCCTTCAGAGGTTCGGCACTGCAGCAGCAGTAGAGGAGCCCATCACGCCCTCAGTCCAAGTGAACTACACAAAGCTCCTCATTAATGGCAACTTTGTTGATTCTGCATCCG GCAAGACCTTCCCCACTCTGGACCCTCGTACAGGGGAGGTGATTGCTCATGTGGCTGAGGGTGACACAGAGGACATTAACCGTGCTGTAGCTGCGGCCCGCAAAGCTTTTGATGAAGGGCCATGGCCGAAGATGACTGCCTAT GAGAGGTCCCGTATCCTACTGCGGTTTGCTGATTTGATAGAGAAGCACAATGACGAGCTTGCTGCTTTGGAGACATGGGACAACGGGAAGCCATATGAGCAAGCAGCCCAGATTGAAGTGCCCATGGTGGCCCGTCTTATGCGTTACTATGCTG GTTGGGCTGATAAGATCCATGGGCTCGTTGTGCCGGCTGATGGCCCACACCATGTACAGATCTTGCATGAGCCAATTGGTGTTGCAGGTCAGATCATCCCATGGAACTTTCCTCTTCTGATGTTTGCCTGGAAAGTTGGCCCTGCTTTGGCATGTGGAAATACTCTCGTGCTCAAGACTGCTGAACAAACTCCTCTGTCGGCTTTGTATATCTCCAAACTGTTGCATGAG GCTGGACTACCTGAGGGTGTTGTGAATGTCGTTTCTGGTTTTGGCCCTACTGCTGGTGCTGCTCTTGCTAGTCACATGGATGTTGATAAG GTTGCATTTACTGGATCTACCGATACTGGCAAAATTATTCTTGAGTTGGCTGCAAAGAGCAACCTTAAGTCAGTGACACTGGAGTTAGGAGGCAAGTCTCCTTTTATCATCATGGACGATGCTGATGTTGACCATGCTGTTGAGCTTGCGCACTTTGCCCTGTTCTTTAACCAG GGACAATGCTGTTGTGCTGGATCTCGCACATTTGTACATGAGCGTATTTATGATGAGTTTGTGGAGAAGGCCAAGGCTCGTGCATTGAAGCGTGTCGTTGGTGATCCATTCAGGAAAGGTGTTGAACAGGGCCCGCAG ATTGACGACGAGCAATTCAACAAGATCTTGCGCTATATTAGGTCTGGTGTTGACAGCGGAGCTAACCTTGTGACGGGCGGTGATAGGTTGGGTGACAAAGGTTACTACATCCAGCCAACGATTTTCGCAGATGTCCAG GATGGCATGAAGATTGCTCAGGAGGAGATATTTGGGCCTGTTCAGTCAATCCTCAAGTTCAA AGATCTCAATGAGGTTATCAAGAGGGCAAATGCGAGCCAGTATGGATTGGCCGCTGGCGTGTTCACCAATAGCTTGGACACGGCCAACACCCTGACACGTGCGCTCAGGGTCGGAACCGTCTGGGTGAACTGCTTCGACATCTTCGATGCTGCAATTCCCTTTGGTGGGTACAAGATGAGCGGCATTGGGAGGGAGAAGGGCATTGACAGCCTGAAGAACTACCTGCAAGTGAAGGCAGTCGTCACCCCTATCAAGAACGCCGCGTGGTTGTAG
- the LOC136520222 gene encoding aldehyde dehydrogenase family 2 member B7, mitochondrial-like isoform X1 — translation MARRAASSLVSRCLLARASAPAAAPPAVPSALRRPVPADGMRGLLPGVLQRFGTAAAVEEPITPSVQVNYTKLLINGNFVDSASGKTFPTLDPRTGEVIAHVAEGDTEDINRAVAAARKAFDEGPWPKMTAYERSRILLRFADLIEKHNDELAALETWDNGKPYEQAAQIEVPMVARLMRYYAGWADKIHGLVVPADGPHHVQILHEPIGVAGQIIPWNFPLLMFAWKVGPALACGNTLVLKTAEQTPLSALYISKLLHEAGLPEGVVNVVSGFGPTAGAALASHMDVDKVAFTGSTDTGKIILELAAKSNLKSVTLELGGKSPFIIMDDADVDHAVELAHFALFFNQGQCCCAGSRTFVHERIYDEFVEKAKARALKRVVGDPFRKGVEQGPQIDDEQFNKILRYIRSGVDSGANLVTGGDRLGDKGYYIQPTIFADVQDGMKIAQEEIFGPVQSILKFKDLNEVIKRANASQYGLAAGVFTNSLDTANTLTRALRVGTVWVNCFDIFDAAIPFGGYKMSGIGREKGIDSLKNYLQVKAVVTPIKNAAWL, via the exons ATGGCTCGGAGGGCCGCGTCCTCGCTCGTCTCCCGCTGCCTCTTGGCCAGGGCCTCTGCCCCTGCCGCCGCGCCACCCGCTGTCCCCTCTGCGCTGCGCAGGCCAG TGCCTGCAGATGGGATGCGCGGACTGTTGCCAGGCGTCCTTCAGAGGTTCGGCACTGCAGCAGCAGTAGAGGAGCCCATCACGCCCTCAGTCCAAGTGAACTACACAAAGCTCCTCATTAATGGCAACTTTGTTGATTCTGCATCCG GCAAGACCTTCCCCACTCTGGACCCTCGTACAGGGGAGGTGATTGCTCATGTGGCTGAGGGTGACACAGAGGACATTAACCGTGCTGTAGCTGCGGCCCGCAAAGCTTTTGATGAAGGGCCATGGCCGAAGATGACTGCCTAT GAGAGGTCCCGTATCCTACTGCGGTTTGCTGATTTGATAGAGAAGCACAATGACGAGCTTGCTGCTTTGGAGACATGGGACAACGGGAAGCCATATGAGCAAGCAGCCCAGATTGAAGTGCCCATGGTGGCCCGTCTTATGCGTTACTATGCTG GTTGGGCTGATAAGATCCATGGGCTCGTTGTGCCGGCTGATGGCCCACACCATGTACAGATCTTGCATGAGCCAATTGGTGTTGCAGGTCAGATCATCCCATGGAACTTTCCTCTTCTGATGTTTGCCTGGAAAGTTGGCCCTGCTTTGGCATGTGGAAATACTCTCGTGCTCAAGACTGCTGAACAAACTCCTCTGTCGGCTTTGTATATCTCCAAACTGTTGCATGAG GCTGGACTACCTGAGGGTGTTGTGAATGTCGTTTCTGGTTTTGGCCCTACTGCTGGTGCTGCTCTTGCTAGTCACATGGATGTTGATAAG GTTGCATTTACTGGATCTACCGATACTGGCAAAATTATTCTTGAGTTGGCTGCAAAGAGCAACCTTAAGTCAGTGACACTGGAGTTAGGAGGCAAGTCTCCTTTTATCATCATGGACGATGCTGATGTTGACCATGCTGTTGAGCTTGCGCACTTTGCCCTGTTCTTTAACCAG GGACAATGCTGTTGTGCTGGATCTCGCACATTTGTACATGAGCGTATTTATGATGAGTTTGTGGAGAAGGCCAAGGCTCGTGCATTGAAGCGTGTCGTTGGTGATCCATTCAGGAAAGGTGTTGAACAGGGCCCGCAG ATTGACGACGAGCAATTCAACAAGATCTTGCGCTATATTAGGTCTGGTGTTGACAGCGGAGCTAACCTTGTGACGGGCGGTGATAGGTTGGGTGACAAAGGTTACTACATCCAGCCAACGATTTTCGCAGATGTCCAG GATGGCATGAAGATTGCTCAGGAGGAGATATTTGGGCCTGTTCAGTCAATCCTCAAGTTCAA AGATCTCAATGAGGTTATCAAGAGGGCAAATGCGAGCCAGTATGGATTGGCCGCTGGCGTGTTCACCAATAGCTTGGACACGGCCAACACCCTGACACGTGCGCTCAGGGTCGGAACCGTCTGGGTGAACTGCTTCGACATCTTCGATGCTGCAATTCCCTTTGGTGGGTACAAGATGAGCGGCATTGGGAGGGAGAAGGGCATTGACAGCCTGAAGAACTACCTGCAAGTGAAGGCAGTCGTCACCCCTATCAAGAACGCCGCGTGGTTGTAG